One genomic segment of Paenibacillus xylanexedens includes these proteins:
- a CDS encoding response regulator transcription factor has protein sequence MAEHENRILVVDDEERIRRLLKMYLEKEGYEIDEAEDGETALRKATAGDYGLILLDVMLPGMDGVEVCTRLRQVKSTPVLMLTAKGEEINRVQGFEVGADDYVVKPFSPREVIYRVKAILRRASATAYLSKESNSSNNIVFPHLVIEHDAHRVTAGGEEISLTPKEYELLHYLATSPDKVFSREELLKDVWNYEFFGDLRTVDTHVKRLREKLNKVSPESAAMITTVWGVGYKLEVPK, from the coding sequence ATGGCTGAACATGAGAATCGAATACTGGTCGTGGATGACGAAGAGAGAATCCGCAGGCTTTTGAAAATGTATCTTGAAAAAGAAGGTTATGAAATCGATGAAGCTGAGGATGGGGAAACTGCGCTGCGTAAAGCAACAGCAGGGGACTACGGTCTGATTTTGCTTGATGTGATGTTGCCGGGTATGGATGGAGTTGAAGTGTGTACCCGTCTTCGTCAGGTGAAATCAACGCCGGTTTTGATGCTCACTGCAAAAGGTGAAGAGATTAACCGGGTTCAAGGCTTCGAAGTTGGCGCTGATGATTATGTTGTAAAACCATTCAGCCCGCGTGAAGTGATTTATCGTGTCAAAGCGATTTTGCGTCGAGCTTCCGCGACAGCTTATCTCTCCAAGGAGAGCAATTCGAGTAACAACATCGTGTTCCCGCATCTGGTTATTGAGCATGATGCCCACCGGGTAACCGCTGGTGGCGAAGAGATTAGTCTTACACCAAAAGAATATGAATTGCTGCACTACCTGGCAACATCTCCCGACAAAGTTTTCTCCAGAGAAGAATTGCTCAAAGATGTATGGAATTACGAATTCTTTGGCGATCTTCGTACCGTGGATACGCACGTGAAGCGTCTTCGCGAGAAACTTAACAAGGTATCGCCTGAATCGGCGGCCATGATTACGACGGTGTGGGGTGTGGGTTATAAACTGGAAGTACCGAAGTAG
- the ccsA gene encoding cytochrome c biogenesis protein CcsA: MNLLDFSSDAFIVSFFLYCAAFLLYAVAVMGKKWSNRDPLDHMNRWGKRAFIASTVALAAHIVFFVTRWAGAGHIPVSNMYEFMSFLSMMIMVAFIVVYAIYRKSLLGLFALPLTIIIMAYAAVFPQEVQPLIPALQSIWLKIHVTLAALGEAFFAVGFAAGFMYLLRTVDFSGKDKSSRRQRGWVEFTLVTIVVVIGFIGTVFAFRTAGYEAVFVQKTVSIDTEVQENSTIEKVIYRMPPIFAPYNSEVESMTPFLGMKKPLLETPSWMNGVNAGRKLNTVVWSLIVGLILYGIVRLLVRRPLGQALQPMMDGIDADDLDEISYRAIAIGFPIFTLGALIFAMIWAQIAWSRFWGWDPKEVWALITWLYYSVYLHLRLSRGWQGQKSAWLAVLGFLVVMFTLVGVNLIIAGLHSYAGAD; this comes from the coding sequence ATGAATTTATTGGATTTCAGCAGCGACGCATTTATCGTATCTTTCTTTCTCTATTGTGCTGCATTCTTGTTATATGCTGTCGCAGTCATGGGCAAAAAATGGAGTAATCGTGATCCTCTGGACCATATGAATCGCTGGGGTAAAAGAGCTTTTATCGCTTCGACTGTCGCCTTGGCGGCACATATCGTATTTTTTGTAACCCGATGGGCTGGGGCAGGTCATATCCCGGTTAGTAACATGTATGAGTTCATGTCTTTTCTGTCCATGATGATTATGGTTGCATTTATTGTTGTATATGCCATATACCGCAAGTCATTACTGGGTTTGTTTGCCTTACCACTTACCATTATTATTATGGCGTACGCCGCGGTATTTCCTCAGGAGGTACAACCATTAATCCCTGCACTTCAGTCCATCTGGCTGAAAATTCACGTGACGTTGGCTGCGCTTGGTGAAGCATTCTTCGCCGTGGGTTTTGCCGCAGGGTTCATGTATTTGCTCCGTACCGTTGATTTCAGTGGTAAAGACAAATCTTCAAGACGTCAACGAGGATGGGTTGAATTTACTCTGGTTACGATCGTTGTAGTCATCGGATTCATCGGAACGGTATTTGCCTTTCGTACAGCTGGTTACGAGGCGGTTTTTGTACAGAAAACGGTCAGCATTGACACAGAGGTACAGGAAAATAGTACAATAGAGAAAGTGATTTATCGCATGCCTCCGATTTTTGCACCATATAATAGCGAAGTGGAGAGCATGACACCGTTTCTTGGCATGAAAAAACCTTTACTTGAGACGCCTTCCTGGATGAACGGGGTAAATGCCGGGCGCAAGCTGAATACGGTGGTTTGGTCACTTATTGTAGGTCTGATCCTGTATGGAATTGTACGACTTCTTGTGCGCAGACCACTTGGACAAGCGTTACAGCCAATGATGGATGGAATCGATGCTGATGATCTGGATGAGATAAGTTATCGCGCGATTGCCATTGGTTTTCCGATATTTACGCTGGGAGCATTAATTTTTGCCATGATCTGGGCTCAGATTGCCTGGAGTCGCTTTTGGGGTTGGGACCCCAAAGAGGTGTGGGCATTGATTACATGGCTATATTATAGTGTGTATCTGCATTTGCGTTTATCCAGAGGTTGGCAAGGTCAGAAGTCTGCATGGCTTGCAGTTCTTGGCTTCCTGGTGGTTATGTTTACGCTGGTTGGAGTGAATCTGATCATTGCCGGATTACATTCTTATGCTGGAGCTGACTAG
- a CDS encoding ATP-binding protein, translating into MWVINWKYRSSFSFWRSLVGKLWITIICLVGCVLIALGLFLLPYIDTNFAESESRDIKRLFTYICIIGFSLTTFFALFLFTKITQPMQQLIQAANAIRKGNYGTRLSLVTSDEIGELANTFNHMAAQLEDNIRNLNHEKEHLASVLRSMTDAVVTFDGEGKVILTNPPGEKIMQAWYDLDWAKMDEGQESEQSDKTSRDVPEPLLPLFRMVMEQGGDQNSNVHVQQGVWSVQMAPLYADSVVRGAVAVLRDVTEEVRLEKMRRDFVANVSHEIRTPLSMMQGYSEALLDGMATSPEESEELIQVIHDESLRMGRLVKDLLDLARMEAGHTDMVMKEVDLGELLERVYRKFSVRSKEQGIQLHFEFEQPTIELQQADEDRLEQVFTNLLDNAFRHTPTGKNVMISAERVTYLRAPFVRVSVKDQGVGIPSSDLPFIFERFYKADKARVRGESAGTGLGLAIVKNIVDAHQGMITVNSVLGEGTEFILQFPLDSSK; encoded by the coding sequence GTGTGGGTTATAAACTGGAAGTACCGAAGTAGTTTTAGTTTCTGGAGATCACTGGTCGGGAAGTTATGGATCACTATTATCTGCCTTGTGGGTTGTGTACTTATAGCGCTGGGTCTCTTTTTGCTGCCCTACATTGATACGAACTTTGCAGAATCCGAATCCAGAGATATTAAGCGGTTGTTCACCTATATCTGTATTATCGGATTCAGTTTAACCACGTTTTTTGCATTGTTTCTATTCACCAAAATAACGCAGCCTATGCAGCAATTGATTCAGGCAGCCAATGCGATTCGCAAAGGGAACTACGGAACACGTCTCTCCCTGGTAACGAGTGATGAGATTGGTGAACTTGCCAACACATTTAATCATATGGCTGCCCAACTGGAAGATAATATTCGAAACCTTAACCATGAGAAGGAACATTTGGCGAGTGTGCTTCGCAGCATGACTGATGCTGTTGTTACATTCGATGGTGAAGGCAAAGTTATTCTGACGAATCCGCCTGGAGAGAAGATCATGCAGGCATGGTATGATCTCGATTGGGCGAAAATGGACGAAGGACAAGAATCCGAGCAGTCTGACAAGACTTCGCGGGATGTACCTGAGCCCCTTCTTCCTTTGTTCAGAATGGTGATGGAGCAAGGCGGGGACCAGAACTCCAATGTTCACGTACAGCAAGGTGTCTGGTCTGTTCAGATGGCACCGTTGTACGCTGACAGTGTTGTCAGAGGGGCTGTGGCTGTTTTAAGAGATGTAACAGAAGAAGTGCGTCTGGAGAAAATGCGGCGTGATTTCGTGGCTAACGTATCTCATGAGATACGAACTCCGCTATCCATGATGCAAGGCTACAGTGAAGCCCTTTTGGACGGTATGGCAACCTCACCGGAAGAGAGCGAAGAACTGATCCAAGTCATTCATGATGAGTCTCTACGGATGGGCAGACTGGTTAAAGACTTGCTTGATCTTGCGCGGATGGAAGCTGGACACACGGACATGGTGATGAAGGAAGTTGACCTCGGAGAACTACTCGAACGTGTATATCGGAAGTTCTCGGTGCGTTCAAAAGAACAGGGAATTCAACTGCACTTTGAGTTCGAACAGCCAACAATTGAACTTCAACAGGCAGATGAGGATCGACTTGAGCAAGTATTTACGAATTTGCTGGATAATGCGTTCAGACATACACCTACTGGCAAAAATGTAATGATCTCAGCAGAGCGGGTCACTTATCTTCGTGCTCCATTTGTCAGAGTTTCTGTGAAGGATCAGGGTGTAGGTATCCCTTCATCTGACTTGCCATTTATTTTCGAACGATTCTACAAAGCTGACAAGGCTCGTGTTCGGGGAGAAAGTGCAGGTACGGGGCTTGGTTTAGCGATTGTGAAAAATATTGTTGATGCGCATCAAGGCATGATTACCGTCAATAGTGTGCTTGGCGAAGGAACAGAGTTTATTTTGCAATTTCCTTTGGATTCATCGAAATAG